A segment of the Echinicola strongylocentroti genome:
TAAAGAAGGTGTAGTAGTTACTAGTGTAAGTGCCGATAAATCAGAAGGAGTGTTATTGACACTTACTTGTGAAACTGACTTCGTGGCCAAAAACGAAGAGTTCGTAGGCTTTGCCAACGAAATCCTTGCACTGGCCGTTGAGAAAGGCGCTTCTAACAAAGAAGAAATCCTTGCCCTTCCTTTCGAAAGTATCACCGTTGGTGAAAAAATCATCGAAATGACCGGTAAGATTGGTGAGAAAATCGAAATCAGCGACTACGTAGTCGTAAAAGGTGAAGCCGTAGTACCCTATATCCACTCTAATGGTAAACTAGGTGTATTGGTAGCACTGAAAAATGTAAATGGCGCAGAGGTAGAGGAAGCTGGTAAAGACGTAGCCATGCAGATCGCTGCCATGAATCCTGTAGCTGTGGACAAAGACGGCGTGGATGCTTCTGTAGTGGAAAGAGAAATCGCTGTAGGCAAAGAGCAAGCTCAAGCAGAAGGCAAGCCTGAAGCAATGATCGAAAAGATCGCTATGGGCAAACTGAACAAGTTCTACAAAGAAAACACCTTGCTAAGCCAGTCTTTCGTAAAAGACAGCAGCAAGTCTGTTACCCAGTACTTGGACGGCGTAACCAAAGGCCTTACTGTAGTGGACTTCAAAAGAGTATCTATCGGGTAATTCATTCTCGAAACAGTATAAAAA
Coding sequences within it:
- the tsf gene encoding translation elongation factor Ts; amino-acid sequence: MAITAQDVNKLRQMTGAGMMDCKKALTEAEGDFDKAVDILRKKGQKVSASRADRETKEGVVVTSVSADKSEGVLLTLTCETDFVAKNEEFVGFANEILALAVEKGASNKEEILALPFESITVGEKIIEMTGKIGEKIEISDYVVVKGEAVVPYIHSNGKLGVLVALKNVNGAEVEEAGKDVAMQIAAMNPVAVDKDGVDASVVEREIAVGKEQAQAEGKPEAMIEKIAMGKLNKFYKENTLLSQSFVKDSSKSVTQYLDGVTKGLTVVDFKRVSIG